A region from the Phycisphaerales bacterium genome encodes:
- a CDS encoding phosphatidylglycerophosphatase A has protein sequence MAIDPFQRRPLRLITTFGLGHMRPASGTWGSLPPIVLALILVAVGLGPADHRAFFDAAMVLIAVVFSWACVRDGDFAEARFGKKDPGQVVADETAGQAVTLLMLPTAAMQDVRAAIFTIVLSFFAFRIFDILKPWPARSLQRVPGGWGILIDDLFAGVYAGVAVWLAWHLGVAWRG, from the coding sequence ATGGCGATCGATCCCTTCCAGCGGCGGCCACTCCGCCTCATCACCACCTTCGGCCTGGGACACATGCGCCCCGCCTCGGGGACGTGGGGCTCGCTCCCGCCCATCGTCCTCGCCCTCATTCTCGTGGCGGTCGGCCTCGGGCCCGCCGATCACCGCGCGTTCTTCGACGCCGCCATGGTCCTCATCGCCGTCGTCTTCTCCTGGGCGTGCGTGCGCGACGGCGACTTCGCCGAGGCACGATTCGGAAAGAAAGACCCGGGCCAGGTCGTCGCCGACGAGACCGCCGGCCAGGCCGTCACCCTCCTCATGCTCCCCACCGCCGCGATGCAGGACGTGCGCGCCGCGATCTTCACGATTGTCCTGTCGTTCTTCGCCTTCCGCATCTTCGACATCCTGAAACCCTGGCCGGCCCGCTCGCTCCAGCGCGTCCCAGGCGGCTGGGGGATCCTCATCGACGACCTTTTCGCGGGTGTCTACGCCGGCGTCGCCGTCTGGCTCGCGTGGCATCTCGGCGTCGCCTGGCGCGGCTGA
- the rplI gene encoding 50S ribosomal protein L9: protein MAKTVKLLLTESVDSLGIVGDVVGVRLGYARNFLLPRGLATTPSDELIQQLASKRAEAQKQLALLRKQREDMVKKIEGISIELIRSCNDQGILYGGVTQQELATVLTEKGYKVKPREIRINETIKRLGTYDIHVKLDSDLDATLKLKINPDRELDLDEEKPEAAASEHSPAEGAAPAENAEGGEKKARKPRAKAETAQ, encoded by the coding sequence ATGGCCAAGACCGTCAAACTTCTGCTCACCGAGTCCGTCGATAGCTTGGGCATCGTCGGCGATGTGGTCGGCGTTCGTCTCGGGTACGCCCGGAACTTCCTCCTGCCGCGTGGCTTGGCGACGACGCCCAGCGACGAGTTGATCCAGCAACTCGCGTCGAAGCGGGCCGAGGCGCAGAAGCAGCTCGCGCTCCTCCGCAAGCAGCGCGAGGACATGGTCAAGAAGATCGAGGGGATCTCGATCGAGTTGATCCGCTCGTGCAACGATCAGGGCATCCTGTACGGCGGCGTGACGCAGCAGGAACTCGCGACGGTGCTGACCGAGAAGGGCTACAAGGTCAAGCCGCGTGAGATCCGCATCAACGAGACGATCAAGCGCCTCGGGACGTACGACATCCACGTGAAACTCGACTCGGACCTCGACGCGACGCTGAAACTGAAGATCAATCCTGATCGCGAACTGGATCTGGACGAGGAGAAGCCCGAGGCGGCGGCGAGCGAGCACTCTCCGGCCGAGGGCGCGGCTCCGGCGGAGAACGCCGAGGGCGGCGAGAAGAAGGCCCGCAAGCCGCGGGCGAAGGCCGAGACCGCGCAGTAA